The following proteins come from a genomic window of Achromobacter sp. AONIH1:
- a CDS encoding transporter substrate-binding domain-containing protein, translating into MNPDPDAMTQANDGNAPIPNSATPPAPAVPGWRIGVLYSRSGVSGTTESQHFFGTVLAVEEINALGGVLGRPLEPVVYDPRSESEEYRRLAGRLLLDDEVNVIFGGCTSHCRKAMLPVVERSNSLLWYASVYEGFEYSPNVIYTGAAPNQGSMQLAAYLIRHCGSRIFLVGADYIYPRETNRIMRDTVEQHGGEILDETYLRLGCDQADINEVVEDIRRIQPDVVFSTLIGSDAERFYRRYHEMGLSAARMPIASLTMTEAEVAQVGPALCAGHITAATYFNSVDTPANAHFLARWRQRFGERPASVYAEASYSQLHLYARALQRAGSQDTRKLVQAVHQVAFDAPGGPLAVLPENNHCALTPRIGVCRPDGGFDVVWQSDAAVRPDPYMTSLGLDAFWLE; encoded by the coding sequence ATGAACCCGGATCCCGACGCCATGACGCAGGCCAATGACGGCAACGCGCCGATCCCGAATTCCGCAACGCCGCCGGCCCCGGCCGTGCCCGGCTGGCGCATCGGCGTGCTGTACTCGCGCAGCGGCGTCAGCGGCACCACCGAGTCGCAGCATTTCTTCGGCACGGTGCTGGCCGTGGAAGAGATCAATGCGCTGGGCGGCGTGCTGGGCCGGCCGCTGGAGCCGGTGGTCTACGACCCGCGCAGCGAGAGCGAGGAATACCGCCGGCTGGCCGGCCGGCTGCTGCTGGACGACGAGGTCAACGTGATCTTCGGTGGCTGCACCTCGCATTGCCGCAAGGCCATGCTGCCGGTGGTCGAGCGCAGCAACTCGCTGCTGTGGTACGCCTCGGTCTACGAAGGTTTCGAGTATTCGCCCAACGTCATCTACACGGGCGCCGCGCCCAACCAGGGCAGCATGCAGCTGGCGGCCTACCTGATCCGGCATTGCGGCTCGCGCATCTTCCTGGTGGGCGCCGACTACATCTATCCGCGCGAGACCAACCGCATCATGCGCGACACCGTCGAGCAGCACGGCGGCGAGATCCTCGACGAAACCTATCTGCGGCTGGGCTGCGACCAGGCCGACATCAACGAGGTTGTCGAGGACATCCGCCGCATCCAGCCGGACGTGGTGTTCTCGACGCTGATCGGCTCGGACGCCGAGCGCTTCTACCGCCGCTACCACGAGATGGGCCTGTCGGCCGCGCGCATGCCCATCGCCAGCCTGACCATGACCGAGGCCGAGGTGGCCCAGGTCGGCCCGGCCCTGTGCGCCGGCCACATCACCGCGGCCACGTATTTCAATTCGGTGGACACGCCGGCCAACGCGCATTTCCTGGCGCGCTGGCGGCAGCGCTTCGGCGAGCGCCCGGCCAGCGTCTACGCCGAGGCGTCGTACAGCCAGTTGCACCTGTACGCCCGCGCCTTGCAGCGCGCGGGCAGCCAGGACACGCGCAAGCTGGTGCAGGCGGTGCATCAGGTGGCCTTCGACGCGCCGGGCGGCCCGCTGGCGGTGCTGCCCGAGAACAACCATTGCGCGCTGAC